One stretch of Capsicum annuum cultivar UCD-10X-F1 unplaced genomic scaffold, UCD10Xv1.1 ctg82425, whole genome shotgun sequence DNA includes these proteins:
- the LOC107847963 gene encoding probable serine/threonine-protein kinase PBL7 translates to MGCFPCSGDPSVKKRERKRIQANNHYKRDDQPNPKPDTLKASEHKVVKKEESENANQSTTRMDGDCSSVSRGGETGGIKINGVNKARAFKFNELVAATENFKAEYFLGEGGFGKVYKGRLADTGQVVAIKQLNPDGCQGNREFIVEVLTLSMADHPNLVKLIGYCVEGHHRVLVYEFMPLGSLEDHLHDPWPDKKLLDWNTRMKIAAGAARGLEYLHDKMKPPVIYRDLKGSNILLGEGYHPKLSDFGLAKVGPLGDKTHVSTRVMGTYGYCAPDYAMTGQLTFKSDIYSFGVVLLEIITGRKAIDNTKSAAEQNLVAWARPLFKDRKKFHQMADPALEGHYPARGLYQALAIAAMCVQEQPNMRPLIADIVTALNYLASQKYDPEAQPPQGSRKHSSSKKSRSIDETKTPISVDGDDRRHSE, encoded by the exons ATGGGGTGTTTCCCTTGTTCTGGTGATCCATCAgtcaagaaaagagaaagaaaaagaatccaaGCCAATAATCATTACAAAAGGGATGATCAACCAAACCCCAAACCag ATACACTAAAGGCGAGTGAACATAAAGTTGTGAAGAAGGAAGAGTCTGAAAATGCAAACCAATCTACAACTAGGATGGATGGCGATTGTAGTAGCGTTTCCAGAGGTGGGGAAACTGGTGGAATTAAGATTAATGGAGTGAATAAAGCGCGGGCGTTTAAATTTAATGAACTGGTAGCCGCAACAGAAAATTTCAAGGCAGAGTATTTCTTGGGTGAAGGTGGCTTTGGCAAAGTATACAAAGGTCGTCTGGCAGATACTGGTCAG GTTGTAGCCATCAAACAACTCAACCCCGATGGATGTCAGGGCAACAGGGAATTCATTGTGGAAGTACTCACTCTAAGTATGGCTGACCACCCTAATCTTGTCAAACTAATTGGTTATTGTGTCGAGGGACATCATAGGGTGTTGGTCTACGAGTTCATGCCTCTTGGTTCATTAGAAGACCATTTACATG ACCCTTGGCCAGATAAAAAACTCCTTGATTGGAACACCAGAATGAAGATAGCTGCAGGTGCTGCAAGGGGCTTGGAGTATTTGCACGACAAAATGAAACCGCCTGTTATTTATCGTGACTTGAAGGGATCCAATATTCTGCTTGGAGAGGGGTACCATCCAAAATTATCTGATTTCGGTTTGGCTAAAGTGGGTCCTCTTGGAGACAAAACTCATGTCTCTACCAGAGTGATGGGTACATATGGATACTGTGCACCCGATTATGCTATGACTGGCCAACTGACATTCAAATCAGATATCTACAGCTTTGGAGTTGTTCTTTTGGAGATTATCACAGGCAGGAAAGCAATCGACAATACAAAATCTGCTGCGGAGCAAAACCTTGTTGCTTGG GCGCGACCACTGTTCAAAGACCGGAAGAAATTCCACCAGATGGCAGATCCTGCACTAGAAGGCCATTATCCTGCGAGGGGTTTATATCAAGCTCTTGCAATTGCTGCTATGTGTGTCCAGGAGCAACCTAATATGCGGCCTCTCATTGCCGATATAGTCACTGCTCTGAACTACCTTGCCTCCCAAAAGTATGACCCCGAAGCCCAGCCTCCCCAAGGATCGCGTAAACATTCTTCTTCCAAAAAATCCAGATCAATAGATGAAACAAAGACCCCCATTAGTGTTGACGGTGATGACAGAAGGCATTCAGAGTGA